Proteins from one Triticum aestivum cultivar Chinese Spring chromosome 7A, IWGSC CS RefSeq v2.1, whole genome shotgun sequence genomic window:
- the LOC123154215 gene encoding chaperonin-like RBCX protein 1, chloroplastic isoform X1: MVSSRCAVLPHPAGVVPRRRQHLPAQAFCGAERRRRRRLVSFEAPPRCHKMYVPGFGEGSPEKKAAISLLNFFNYLAVRIVLAQLESYNREAYVELKEFTSRNSVNDADSFCKNLIRESPRHKALAMRILEVRSAYMKNDFEWDNLKKLSFKMVDEANIKLMRDYVLETSHIEDDE; this comes from the exons ATGGTGTCCTCTCGCTGCGCCGTCCTGCCCCACCCTGCCGGAGTGGTCCCTCGTCGCCGGCAACACCTACCCGCACAGGCGTTCTGCGgggcggagaggaggaggcggcggcggctcgtgaGCTTCGAGGCGCCGCCTCGGTGCCACAAGATGTATGTTCCCG GCTTTGGAGAGGGCTCCCCAGAGAAAAAGGCGGCGATTAGTCTGCTGAACTTCTTCAATTACCTGGCCGTCAGGATTGTGCTGGCACAGCTTGAG AGTTACAACCGAGAAGCCTATGTTGAGCTCAAGGAGTTCACCAGCCGCAACTCCGTGAACGACGCTGATAGTTTCTGCAAAAACCTGATCCGCGAGTCGCCAAGACACAAGGCATTAG CTATGAGGATTTTGGAG GTTCGATCGGCTTATATGAAGAATGATTTCGAGTGGGACAACCTGAAGAAGCTATCGTTCAAG ATGGTTGATGAGGCCAACATAAAGCTCATGAGGGATTATGTCCTGGAGACCAGCCACATAGAAGACGACGAGTGA
- the LOC123154215 gene encoding chaperonin-like RBCX protein 1, chloroplastic isoform X2 produces MVSSRCAVLPHPAGVVPRRRQHLPAQAFCGAERRRRRRLVSFEAPPRCHKMYVPGFGEGSPEKKAAISLLNFFNYLAVRIVLAQLESYNREAYVELKEFTSRNSVNDADSFCKNLIRESPRHKALGFAHASATAGSIGLYEE; encoded by the exons ATGGTGTCCTCTCGCTGCGCCGTCCTGCCCCACCCTGCCGGAGTGGTCCCTCGTCGCCGGCAACACCTACCCGCACAGGCGTTCTGCGgggcggagaggaggaggcggcggcggctcgtgaGCTTCGAGGCGCCGCCTCGGTGCCACAAGATGTATGTTCCCG GCTTTGGAGAGGGCTCCCCAGAGAAAAAGGCGGCGATTAGTCTGCTGAACTTCTTCAATTACCTGGCCGTCAGGATTGTGCTGGCACAGCTTGAG AGTTACAACCGAGAAGCCTATGTTGAGCTCAAGGAGTTCACCAGCCGCAACTCCGTGAACGACGCTGATAGTTTCTGCAAAAACCTGATCCGCGAGTCGCCAAGACACAAGGCATTAG GGTTTGCTCATGCATCTGCGACCGCAGGTTCGATCGGCTTATATGAAGAATGA